The Nycticebus coucang isolate mNycCou1 chromosome 8, mNycCou1.pri, whole genome shotgun sequence genome has a window encoding:
- the LOC128592350 gene encoding 40S ribosomal protein S25-like, translated as MPPKDDKKKKEAGKSAKKDKDPGNNSGGKANKKKRSKGKVQDKLNNLVLFDKATYDKLYKEVRNYKLITQAVVSKRLKIQGSLARAALQELLSKGLIKLVSKHRAQVIYTRNTKGGDAPTAGEDAQTGSNQPYYLEK; from the coding sequence ATGCCGCCCAAGGAcgacaagaagaagaaagaagctgGAAAGTCggccaagaaagacaaagacccaGGGAACAATTCTGGAGGCAAGGCCAATAAGAAGAAGCGGTCCAAAGGCAAAGTTCAGGACAAGCTCAACAACCTAGTCTTGTTTGACAAAGCTACATATGACAAACTCTATAAGGAAGTTCGCAACTATAAGCTTATCACTCAAGCTGTGGTCTCTAAGAGACTGAAGATTCAAGGTTCCCTGGCCAGGGCAGCCCTTCAGGAGCTCCTTAGTAAGGGCCTTATCAAACTGGTTTCAAAGCACAGAGCTCAAGTAATTTACACCagaaataccaagggtggagatGCCCCAACTGCTGGTGAAGATGCACAAACAGGGTCCAACCAACCatattatttggaaaaataa